The [Limnothrix rosea] IAM M-220 genome has a window encoding:
- a CDS encoding CHAT domain-containing protein, whose translation MSTKSFISSSVLYTTVAIASLGSPVLAQNIIPSAETNTLVNQNNNLYTITGGVVTPDNFNGFHKFDIFNLDSGEIANFLTQQDLRNLFIGVNGGDPSIINGLIELTGSNANFIFANPAGIVFGQGASFNLPADLTVTTANRIGFGEDNWFDVLGANDYSALLGDPTGFAFDALEPSAILNEGDINLENGNLSFYGGGVAHTGSIKAGKVTIQSVDGQTTARFLPEGSLIGIEVDITPEDPAALSTSNLPELEQNKSTNQAALPQINSGDVDFNTIISGDLDTSSSTEIGGDIKVLGKAVLLSENASIDASGELGGGDINIGGSYQGKGNLENSQFTLVEKNVAINADALTSGDGGDIIIWADNKTDFLGTLSSRGGEVSGDGGFAEISGKNSLVYRGDVDLSANNGEFGTLLFDPVNITIENGSGTNTDSTFFEENLEALDGNMDVVLTATNNITLQDLTDNVLDFATGSGTITITADADEDGTGSFIFESSVLFENGLLDDEFQDKIRAPERNVIINAADTNIGQIDTSGQDFAGDVSITTSGDLTLSRNIAAFAETDESNMNRQAGGTVTLISAGDIEFTGCGTSSNAEGATTGVCIETFGGDINLTSGRDISVTKGFLNAGIRQPGIAPGNISVIATRNIVLSDVTSGIEYEDNFVGTQSTENAGNILIRSVEGSVSLDANSDTNSTGQIFVSSENGSGGQITVEAAEGISIDAHIRTEAGQNNGISGGSVMLTTTNGNLSIQNISSIGFNAGNITLDAGGNISTGTLAAEPTEGNAGQISVDAGGTLTISTDALDFTGLTNPPFSGAVAAFSANTPGNISLTSGGDMTIECPFYCLRVDSEVEALGTLGDIEIGSIVLDSGGTIDLINTYSGEISDNTEELVLFVDASNERGNGGTIDITSRGNIKAGSMSVSGSGAGSSAGNISLTSEGGFVDLRETVTLDNGEIRKSVVAGRVLGDQTVSVNGGTFNVTAFDKIFTSNLRFWSSGNGGNIILTSTHGGTVDITEGNLELFTAGNNDAGTALISTDGAINLGAIDATSVSGNGGNLTFNSNDVNFLGNVRTAGVLQIESEGDTVLSSDSNVEFELDTLRLSSNSGNARLDSNLVVNNGNVDISAELDIDLAGNITTNGGNINLQSNNGNITTQNLDASNAGGVGGDVSLNALGNPETVIETGNINTSGDTGGNIEIFAVERISAGQIISRGIIGDGGNVTIDPNSVDIVFIDAQGGGIGSGGTVDITVTGLFQATGAFVDDTGLLSSISTFGGAGSGPITIRHDGGDLFIPFIVGDPSINGTLGALNSGDFTIDTFRVFPGSFFLGNISIITSDRFPDALDNAIDDTLPKIQEEVEAKDKGFFIDEFFTRQFESYFTGDPLADDIRIKSINEIQDTLGYIESTTGVKPILVYGLFQPRSVTRSCVDSQEINLENEKNFVPSDDNLYGQLANDQGESCFVNPRKFPPKDEDILTLVTVTDNKEISFSIVPNATRRSVWEEAKKFRRSVTQDPLDRFDRNKFQEYSSQFYKWLIDSLPLEEIEKASDDEQLRNLTFILDDVLRSIPLAALGSTKNCNLDNPNSIECPFEYIINDYSVGLMPSMSLTETDYQPLVDFNMRLAGASQFKDEKNLEFVTRDIKEIANIWSEVSEDTQLDFRGLQEHNFNIENVRKRQLDNPYGIVHLATHGKFDSKDNTYILFKQMVDNPDDFRNLEEIPDDYLRLLDDTNTEWEVRDMGWGNVNLLVLSACETAIDFSQENGNLVANRETELGFAGFAHRAETNSVLGSLWKIEDRTTGAVMARFYSEFIEAKAAEETIIKAEALRRAQLSMLNKKVYMEQGHIIWEKDGQNTTLLSHPSDDNADIDTLNSTVYDLTDPHYWSPYTMVGSPW comes from the coding sequence ATGTCTACTAAGTCTTTTATTTCTAGTTCTGTTCTTTATACAACGGTGGCGATCGCCTCCCTTGGCTCTCCTGTCTTAGCGCAAAATATTATTCCGAGTGCTGAGACTAATACATTAGTTAATCAAAACAATAATCTCTACACGATTACCGGGGGAGTTGTTACGCCGGATAATTTTAATGGTTTCCATAAGTTTGATATTTTCAATTTAGATAGTGGTGAAATCGCGAACTTTTTGACACAGCAAGATCTCCGAAATTTGTTTATTGGGGTGAATGGCGGTGATCCTTCAATTATTAATGGTCTGATCGAGCTGACGGGTAGCAATGCAAATTTTATTTTTGCGAATCCAGCGGGTATTGTCTTTGGTCAAGGGGCTTCCTTTAATTTGCCTGCGGATCTGACAGTCACCACAGCGAATCGTATTGGTTTTGGGGAAGATAATTGGTTTGATGTTTTAGGGGCAAATGATTATTCAGCTCTACTGGGAGATCCAACAGGTTTTGCGTTTGATGCGCTGGAGCCTTCGGCAATTCTCAATGAAGGAGATATCAATTTAGAGAATGGGAATTTATCTTTCTATGGTGGCGGCGTTGCTCACACTGGCAGCATTAAAGCAGGGAAAGTAACAATTCAGTCGGTAGATGGTCAAACGACAGCGAGGTTTTTACCAGAAGGTAGTCTTATTGGAATTGAAGTTGATATCACACCAGAAGACCCCGCAGCTCTCTCTACTTCTAACCTTCCTGAACTTGAGCAAAATAAATCCACGAATCAAGCAGCATTACCGCAAATAAATTCAGGAGATGTGGATTTTAATACCATTATTTCCGGCGATCTTGATACTTCATCTAGCACTGAAATTGGTGGTGATATTAAAGTTTTAGGAAAAGCAGTATTACTTAGTGAAAATGCCAGTATTGATGCTTCAGGCGAACTTGGTGGAGGAGATATAAATATCGGTGGTAGCTATCAAGGCAAAGGTAATTTAGAAAATTCTCAATTTACCCTTGTCGAAAAAAATGTTGCTATTAATGCAGATGCTTTAACTTCTGGAGATGGTGGAGACATTATTATTTGGGCAGACAACAAAACTGATTTTCTAGGAACTTTAAGTAGTCGAGGTGGTGAAGTTTCTGGTGATGGTGGATTTGCAGAAATCTCTGGTAAAAATAGTTTAGTTTATAGGGGAGATGTTGACCTATCCGCAAACAACGGAGAATTTGGAACACTTTTATTTGATCCTGTAAATATTACGATTGAAAATGGTAGTGGCACTAATACGGACTCTACTTTTTTTGAGGAAAATTTGGAAGCTCTAGATGGCAATATGGACGTTGTACTAACTGCAACTAACAACATCACGCTTCAAGACCTAACAGATAATGTTTTAGACTTTGCAACAGGCTCCGGAACGATCACTATTACCGCTGATGCTGATGAGGATGGCACTGGCAGCTTCATTTTTGAGAGTTCTGTATTGTTTGAAAACGGTTTACTTGACGACGAATTCCAAGACAAAATTCGTGCTCCCGAACGCAATGTAATCATAAATGCCGCAGATACAAACATTGGTCAAATTGATACTAGTGGTCAGGATTTTGCTGGTGATGTGTCGATCACCACATCTGGCGACTTAACCTTAAGCCGTAATATTGCAGCGTTTGCTGAGACCGATGAAAGCAACATGAATAGGCAAGCTGGTGGAACAGTCACGTTGATATCAGCAGGTGATATCGAATTTACAGGATGTGGCACAAGTTCTAACGCAGAGGGTGCAACAACAGGTGTTTGTATTGAAACATTTGGTGGAGATATCAATCTTACTAGTGGTAGAGATATTTCTGTCACTAAAGGTTTTTTAAATGCCGGAATTAGACAACCGGGCATTGCTCCTGGCAATATTTCTGTTATTGCAACGCGGAATATCGTACTGTCGGATGTCACCAGTGGAATTGAATATGAAGATAATTTTGTTGGAACACAATCCACAGAAAATGCTGGAAATATCTTGATAAGAAGTGTAGAAGGTTCAGTTTCACTTGATGCAAATTCCGACACTAATAGTACAGGACAAATATTTGTTTCCTCTGAAAATGGAAGTGGTGGACAGATTACAGTCGAGGCAGCAGAAGGTATAAGTATTGATGCACACATTCGGACTGAAGCTGGTCAAAATAATGGTATTTCCGGCGGCTCAGTTATGTTAACTACCACTAATGGAAATTTGTCTATTCAAAACATTTCTTCGATTGGTTTTAATGCTGGCAATATCACGCTAGATGCTGGTGGAAATATTAGTACAGGAACCCTTGCTGCAGAACCAACAGAAGGCAATGCTGGACAAATTTCTGTAGATGCTGGTGGAACCTTAACAATTAGTACCGATGCTCTAGATTTTACTGGTCTAACAAATCCGCCTTTTTCAGGTGCTGTTGCAGCTTTTTCCGCGAATACCCCCGGCAATATTAGCTTGACATCAGGGGGAGATATGACAATTGAATGCCCTTTTTATTGCCTACGTGTTGATTCTGAAGTAGAAGCCTTAGGCACTCTAGGTGATATTGAAATAGGCTCTATTGTTTTAGATTCAGGCGGAACAATTGATTTAATAAATACGTACTCTGGCGAAATTTCTGATAATACCGAAGAATTAGTACTATTTGTTGACGCGTCAAACGAAAGGGGTAATGGCGGAACGATTGATATCACTAGCAGAGGAAATATTAAAGCTGGCTCTATGTCTGTTTCTGGCTCAGGTGCAGGTTCGAGTGCAGGCAATATTTCTCTAACTAGTGAAGGTGGGTTCGTTGATCTTAGAGAAACAGTCACCTTAGATAACGGAGAAATCAGAAAATCAGTAGTCGCAGGGCGTGTATTAGGAGATCAAACAGTCTCAGTCAATGGTGGCACTTTCAACGTCACCGCGTTTGACAAGATTTTTACTAGTAACCTACGTTTCTGGAGTAGTGGCAATGGCGGCAATATCATCTTAACCAGCACCCATGGCGGAACAGTTGATATTACCGAAGGTAATTTAGAACTTTTCACGGCAGGTAATAATGATGCTGGAACTGCACTCATTAGCACTGATGGCGCGATAAATCTGGGTGCTATTGATGCAACTTCCGTTTCAGGGAATGGTGGCAATTTAACCTTTAACAGTAATGATGTTAATTTTCTAGGCAATGTCAGAACTGCTGGTGTGCTTCAGATTGAGAGCGAAGGTGATACCGTTCTTTCATCTGACTCAAATGTTGAATTTGAGCTTGATACATTGAGGCTCTCTAGTAATTCAGGAAATGCTCGCCTTGATAGTAATTTGGTTGTTAATAATGGCAATGTCGATATTTCGGCAGAGTTAGATATTGATCTAGCGGGTAATATTACGACCAATGGCGGCAATATCAATCTACAAAGCAATAACGGCAATATCACTACCCAAAACCTTGATGCCTCAAACGCAGGCGGAGTGGGCGGTGATGTTTCTCTAAATGCCCTCGGCAACCCCGAAACCGTTATTGAAACAGGCAATATCAACACTAGCGGCGATACAGGCGGCAATATCGAAATCTTTGCAGTTGAGCGTATCTCAGCAGGTCAAATCATTTCACGAGGTATCATCGGGGACGGCGGCAATGTCACCATTGACCCGAATAGCGTTGATATAGTTTTCATTGATGCCCAAGGCGGGGGGATTGGCTCTGGCGGAACCGTTGATATCACCGTCACAGGTCTTTTCCAAGCAACAGGCGCATTCGTTGACGACACAGGTCTTTTATCGAGCATTTCAACTTTCGGTGGCGCAGGTAGTGGCCCTATCACCATTCGGCATGACGGCGGTGATCTTTTTATTCCATTTATTGTTGGCGATCCCTCTATCAACGGCACACTGGGCGCATTAAACTCCGGCGACTTTACTATCGATACATTTCGCGTGTTTCCCGGATCCTTTTTCCTCGGCAATATCAGCATTATCACCAGCGATCGCTTTCCTGATGCCTTAGACAATGCTATTGATGACACCCTCCCGAAAATTCAAGAAGAAGTTGAAGCCAAAGACAAAGGTTTTTTTATTGATGAATTCTTCACCCGTCAATTTGAAAGCTACTTTACTGGAGACCCTTTAGCAGACGATATCCGCATTAAAAGTATTAATGAGATTCAAGATACTCTGGGTTACATAGAAAGTACAACAGGTGTGAAGCCAATTTTGGTATATGGACTTTTCCAACCTCGTTCTGTGACTAGAAGTTGCGTCGATAGCCAAGAAATCAACTTAGAAAATGAAAAAAACTTTGTCCCCAGTGATGATAACTTATACGGTCAATTAGCAAATGACCAAGGAGAATCATGCTTTGTCAATCCTAGAAAATTCCCCCCTAAAGACGAAGATATTCTCACGCTGGTTACAGTCACAGACAATAAAGAAATAAGCTTTTCAATTGTGCCGAATGCAACTAGACGAAGTGTTTGGGAAGAAGCCAAAAAATTCAGAAGATCAGTCACTCAAGATCCTTTAGATCGCTTTGATCGCAATAAGTTTCAAGAATATTCCAGTCAATTTTACAAATGGTTGATTGACTCTTTACCTCTGGAAGAAATAGAAAAAGCATCGGATGATGAGCAACTTAGAAATTTAACTTTTATTTTGGATGATGTACTTCGGAGTATTCCTTTGGCTGCACTGGGATCTACAAAGAACTGCAACTTAGATAATCCAAACTCCATTGAATGTCCTTTCGAATACATCATTAATGACTACAGCGTGGGATTAATGCCTAGTATGAGCTTAACAGAAACAGACTATCAACCATTAGTTGATTTTAATATGAGACTTGCAGGAGCCTCTCAATTCAAAGATGAAAAAAATTTAGAGTTTGTTACTAGGGATATAAAGGAAATAGCAAATATTTGGAGTGAAGTTAGCGAAGATACACAGCTAGATTTTCGTGGTCTTCAAGAACATAACTTCAATATTGAGAACGTGCGTAAGCGGCAGTTAGACAACCCCTATGGAATTGTTCATCTGGCAACTCATGGCAAGTTTGACTCGAAAGATAACACTTACATACTATTCAAGCAAATGGTTGATAATCCAGATGATTTCCGCAATTTAGAAGAAATTCCAGATGACTACCTAAGGCTTCTCGATGATACAAATACAGAATGGGAGGTAAGAGATATGGGTTGGGGTAATGTAAATTTACTAGTTTTGAGTGCTTGTGAGACGGCTATAGATTTCAGTCAAGAAAATGGCAATCTAGTTGCAAACCGGGAAACCGAACTAGGCTTCGCTGGTTTTGCTCATCGTGCTGAAACGAATAGCGTGTTAGGAAGTTTATGGAAGATTGAAGACCGTACGACAGGAGCTGTAATGGCTCGCTTTTATAGTGAGTTTATCGAAGCCAAAGCTGCTGAAGAAACGATTATTAAAGCGGAAGCACTTCGACGCGCTCAGTTGAGTATGTTAAACAAAAAAGTTTACATGGAGCAAGGGCATATAATCTGGGAGAAAGATGGGCAAAACACTACTTTATTAAGTCATCCGTCCGATGATAACGCAGATATTGACACCCTTAACTCCACTGTATATGACCTAACAGATCCGCATTATTGGTCTCCTTACACGATGGTTGGCAGTCCATGGTAA
- a CDS encoding CHASE2 domain-containing protein has protein sequence MKESDSSLEVRRIKFELNIEERDDSVSISVRSYDKTAHYPSISESTRLDYPEELMIAFEEWHIAYRAYYKHTAGNQNIILPQGDNSENVEKSTSLKRGRRSRGRNSKEQKFANLVESENNLIQTFSQWIESRKTLVIRDFIRQKIGVAVADSAVRSDDVLFDRVDIFIECRGEHSKEFRKLPWSQWLILPEDISKENPKLIGFFHTENNLSSDSILAPIQEKKPRFLVLVGEYHDLDFEEEIKLFKQLENKGLADVFFLNANDVEFSRKEEFLSKLNNLLQDDRGWTALALICHGDDERKIGEIIISRRISCTTSDFAASLIIAKKNGLQFAFLGCCRGVFIARDLIQHGLHQVFFLTEKVSDRLTKQFTKQFIDGLLAYQSVESIKRQITDYFLEKNQQNSFPSAHLLPQVFYHPDPEAQDFYLRKIPSSMAIWRFVKKLQPSKKESFAWIGLLMLSLSWPLQDLSKDLRLFFQSRVKAPFLQEKLLDPSIQIISIDENSILQERSQNSNFEVQPIDREYIARIIDQLSEFNAKTVGIAYLLDINPNEILSSSIENYILTNQPLLLFASQNNQNYRASTQFANPNFTFSGDISYIPWEISKPETINCLEACPFALKAAQLYTLTSQLQDENKIFLNNLMLKSAREHNVAELSTDELGISEFKLTITNKIKSSDFSSRIAGQFDIIKSQPNEIGFNKIFATSKDLFHALQRELFPISLIDYTVPPQYVYEKISAADLLASDTSNATLKQKLQNRFVILAPGSYEEANEENYTLPLAKEYWCSLGRRLGSSKCEDRLTVGEMQAYMIHHYLYGKNLRQASFLWTTTGGITVAKLLSIYLVSLGIDQRKIIGKKLSFGLIGLGIINYGVFFLGISIPMFLPFSVIQYYIIASSKKNINS, from the coding sequence ATGAAAGAATCAGATAGTAGTTTAGAAGTACGAAGAATAAAATTTGAATTAAACATTGAAGAGCGTGATGATAGCGTTTCTATTTCTGTCCGTTCGTATGACAAAACAGCGCATTATCCCAGTATTAGTGAATCTACTCGTCTAGATTACCCGGAAGAGCTAATGATAGCTTTTGAAGAGTGGCATATTGCCTATCGAGCTTATTATAAGCATACTGCAGGAAATCAAAATATCATATTGCCTCAAGGTGACAATTCTGAAAATGTGGAAAAAAGCACAAGCCTTAAAAGAGGTAGACGTAGCAGAGGTAGAAATTCAAAAGAACAAAAATTCGCAAACTTAGTTGAGTCTGAAAATAATCTTATTCAGACTTTTTCTCAATGGATTGAGAGCCGTAAAACTTTAGTAATTCGAGACTTTATTCGTCAAAAAATTGGAGTTGCAGTAGCCGATAGTGCTGTTAGAAGTGATGATGTTTTATTTGATCGGGTTGATATTTTTATTGAGTGTCGCGGTGAACATTCTAAAGAGTTTCGTAAACTACCATGGTCACAATGGTTGATTTTACCGGAAGATATAAGCAAGGAAAATCCCAAACTCATTGGTTTTTTCCATACTGAAAATAATCTTAGTAGCGACAGCATTCTAGCACCAATCCAAGAAAAGAAACCTCGTTTTTTAGTGTTGGTTGGCGAGTACCATGATTTAGATTTTGAAGAGGAAATAAAGCTTTTTAAACAGCTAGAGAATAAAGGTTTAGCCGATGTTTTTTTTCTCAATGCAAATGATGTAGAGTTTAGTAGAAAGGAAGAGTTTTTAAGTAAGTTAAATAATTTATTACAGGATGATCGCGGCTGGACTGCTCTTGCTCTAATTTGTCATGGTGACGATGAAAGAAAAATCGGTGAAATAATTATATCCCGGAGAATTTCATGCACTACTTCTGATTTTGCCGCATCATTAATTATAGCCAAAAAAAATGGTTTACAGTTTGCTTTTTTAGGTTGTTGTCGAGGTGTATTTATTGCCCGTGATTTGATTCAACATGGTTTACATCAGGTATTTTTCTTAACCGAAAAAGTGAGCGATCGCCTCACGAAACAATTTACAAAACAGTTTATCGATGGACTTTTAGCATATCAATCAGTAGAGTCAATCAAACGTCAAATTACGGATTATTTTCTAGAAAAAAATCAGCAGAATAGTTTTCCTTCAGCACATTTACTGCCACAAGTTTTTTATCATCCAGATCCAGAAGCCCAAGATTTCTACTTAAGGAAAATTCCTAGTTCAATGGCAATTTGGCGATTTGTCAAAAAGCTGCAACCTAGTAAAAAAGAATCTTTTGCATGGATTGGGCTACTAATGTTGAGCCTATCTTGGCCTCTACAAGATTTGTCTAAAGACCTACGATTGTTTTTTCAATCGCGTGTTAAAGCACCTTTTCTTCAAGAAAAGCTTCTTGATCCCAGTATTCAGATAATTAGCATCGATGAAAATTCAATTCTACAAGAGCGTTCTCAAAATTCAAACTTTGAAGTACAGCCTATTGATAGAGAGTATATTGCACGGATCATAGATCAGTTATCGGAATTTAATGCGAAAACTGTTGGTATTGCTTACTTACTAGACATTAATCCCAATGAAATTCTTTCAAGTAGTATTGAAAATTATATTTTGACTAATCAGCCGCTGCTATTGTTTGCATCTCAAAATAATCAAAACTATAGAGCCTCTACGCAGTTTGCAAATCCAAATTTCACCTTTTCAGGAGATATATCTTACATTCCATGGGAAATTAGTAAACCTGAGACTATTAATTGTTTAGAGGCATGCCCTTTTGCGCTAAAGGCAGCACAGCTTTATACCTTGACTTCACAATTACAAGATGAAAACAAAATTTTTTTGAACAATCTCATGTTGAAGAGTGCGAGAGAACATAATGTCGCTGAATTATCTACAGATGAGCTTGGCATCAGTGAATTTAAGCTAACCATAACTAATAAAATCAAATCTAGTGACTTTTCTAGTCGTATTGCTGGGCAATTTGATATTATAAAATCTCAACCCAATGAGATTGGGTTTAATAAGATTTTCGCTACATCCAAAGATTTATTCCATGCTCTTCAACGTGAATTATTTCCTATTTCATTAATTGATTATACTGTTCCTCCTCAATATGTTTACGAGAAAATTTCAGCTGCTGATTTATTAGCAAGTGATACAAGCAATGCTACTCTCAAACAAAAGCTACAAAACCGCTTCGTAATTTTAGCTCCAGGAAGCTACGAAGAGGCCAACGAAGAAAATTATACTTTGCCACTTGCTAAGGAATATTGGTGTTCACTGGGAAGAAGATTAGGATCATCAAAATGTGAAGATAGGCTAACTGTTGGGGAAATGCAAGCTTACATGATTCATCACTACCTCTATGGGAAAAACTTGCGTCAAGCCTCTTTTTTATGGACAACTACTGGTGGAATTACAGTAGCAAAACTTTTATCCATATATTTGGTGTCTTTAGGAATTGATCAAAGAAAGATTATAGGAAAAAAACTGTCCTTTGGGCTAATAGGTCTAGGTATCATCAACTATGGCGTTTTCTTTCTCGGTATTTCCATCCCAATGTTTCTTCCATTTAGTGTAATTCAGTATTATATTATTGCGAGTAGCAAGAAAAATATCAATTCATAA
- a CDS encoding DUF1822 family protein, giving the protein MTLKQKHIEQIELLIPAKVNPALVYEVRRKLCAVYALQIWLEQYHLPIAMEGLEHLNKDLFPLLCLPFTTDVKLGNFKTCVILCENDEEDILDIPAIAVDLPKLASHLYIFVSLREEETNVNDIDETTSVQANILGFVRYDQIQERKLDIDYDETLRSYGVPLASLEPSFSALHTCVRYVNPDKVVVPSSLKYPASGLVTARTIAEKITTLSSDRAWLAELFTGEELNYIVENSNCREDLLKKLVSPKLTIPKINLRKWLQEIINNKESNTLTPRQFVGDFMDGNSDFVEEQIRELIAIGEIPGNRSRLQSEAIKIGSLTFQHIIVAWPKSEEQLDAGVNLCLLLIPLGKKYLPEGLSLAIQQSPFPDEIHNIPELEPDFDLILERDLDSDIKIVYYYEDLTCQQDLICREERE; this is encoded by the coding sequence GTGACTCTAAAACAAAAACATATTGAGCAAATAGAGTTATTAATTCCAGCAAAGGTGAATCCTGCATTGGTTTACGAAGTTAGACGCAAACTCTGTGCGGTCTATGCCCTACAAATTTGGCTAGAGCAATATCATCTGCCAATTGCCATGGAAGGACTAGAGCATTTAAATAAAGATCTGTTCCCATTGCTATGTTTGCCTTTCACCACAGACGTAAAGCTCGGTAATTTTAAAACTTGCGTAATTCTCTGCGAAAACGATGAGGAAGATATTCTTGATATTCCGGCGATCGCCGTCGACTTGCCAAAGCTAGCATCTCACCTATACATCTTCGTCAGCTTGCGAGAAGAGGAGACCAATGTGAATGATATTGACGAGACAACATCCGTTCAAGCAAATATTTTAGGTTTTGTGAGATACGACCAAATCCAAGAGCGAAAACTAGACATTGACTACGACGAAACGCTCAGAAGTTATGGCGTGCCCCTTGCGAGCCTTGAGCCAAGCTTTAGTGCTCTCCATACCTGTGTGCGTTATGTCAATCCTGATAAAGTCGTTGTGCCGTCCAGTCTTAAGTATCCGGCTAGTGGATTAGTGACTGCGAGGACGATAGCAGAAAAAATCACAACCCTTTCTTCAGACAGAGCTTGGTTAGCGGAATTATTTACTGGAGAAGAACTCAATTACATCGTAGAAAATAGCAATTGTAGAGAAGACTTACTAAAAAAGTTGGTTTCACCTAAACTTACTATCCCTAAAATAAACTTACGAAAATGGCTCCAAGAAATCATTAACAATAAAGAATCTAATACTTTGACCCCAAGACAATTTGTCGGGGACTTTATGGATGGGAACAGTGATTTTGTAGAGGAACAAATTCGTGAATTAATCGCTATTGGTGAAATTCCGGGAAATAGAAGTCGGTTACAGAGCGAAGCAATCAAGATTGGTTCATTAACTTTTCAGCACATTATTGTGGCTTGGCCTAAATCCGAGGAACAATTAGACGCTGGTGTAAATTTGTGTTTGTTATTAATCCCACTCGGTAAAAAATATTTACCAGAAGGTCTATCATTAGCGATTCAGCAGTCGCCATTTCCTGATGAAATTCATAATATTCCTGAGTTAGAACCAGATTTTGATCTCATATTAGAGCGTGATTTAGACAGCGACATTAAAATTGTTTATTACTACGAAGATTTAACTTGCCAACAGGATTTGATTTGTAGAGAAGAAAGAGAATAA